ACCTCTCGACGCTCACGCTGGCCAACCCCGACGGAGGCCCCGCGGTCGCCGACGTCACGATCTGGAGCGTGGACGGCAAGCTCGAGCAGATCGAGTCGCGCGGCCTGACCATCCCGGGCGGGCACGTCTCGACGCTGCCGCTCGAGCGGTTGGCCCCCAACGCGGACGAGCTCGCGGTCCGCGTCGTCGTCGCACGCGGCCGGCTCTCGTCCATGCTCCGTGACGAGTACGGCGATGTCGGCGGCCCGGTGCGCACCGACGGACTCCCGGCCTCGGCGACGCCGGCGCGCACCCAGCTGGTTCCTGCGCTCACGCGCAAGGCGTCCTCGCGGGTCCTCACCCTCGTGAACCCGAGCAGCCACGAGGCCCGGGTCAAGCTGCAGCTCGTCGGGGCGAGGAGCACCTTCACGCCCACCGGGCTGGAGGAGATCCGCGTGCCTGCGGGCCGGGTCGTCGTCACGGACCTGACCAAGGCCCTCAGCTCCGTCATCGCGGAGGAGGACGTCGCGCTCCGGCTGGAGTCGACGTCTCCGGTGACCGCCGGGCTGCGCGAGATCGTGGCGGGCGACCTCCTCCACCACCCTGCCGTTGCCCTGGGCAACGGCTCGACCGCGTCCGTCCTGCCCGCGGCCGGCACGCGTTCGGTCGTGGTCTCCGCGGGCGCGACCGCAGGCCAGGTCACGTTGACCTGGCCGGGTTCGAGCGCGGCAGCGACCGTTGTGCGCCTGGCACCGGGCACGAGCCAGGCGTTCGAGGTGCCGAAGGGCGCGACCACGGTCGTGGTGTCGTCGAAGGTCGACTACGTCGCCGCGGTGCGCGTGCAGTCGGGCGACGGTGCCACGGTGATCCCGCTCCGGCCGCTGCTGTCGGACCTGCTGGTGCCCTCGGTGCGACCGGCCTGGCCGCCGCGCTAGCTCGCTCAGTCGCCCTGGTAGCGCGGGTCGACGTCGTCAGCGTCGATGCCGAGCAGGTCGGCGATCTGCTCGACGATCAGCGTGAGCACGAGCGCCTCGAGCTCCTCGCGCCCGGTCGCGCGATGCTCGATCGGCCGCCGGAAGAGCACCATGCGGTGGGGGCGATCCGGGGTGCCGCGCACCAGCGAGGACAAGGGAGCGGCCTGCTCGCCCCAGTCCTCGGGCAGCAGCGGCGTGTCCTCGACGGCGTACTCGACCGGGCCGAGCTCCTTGGTCCAGCGACGCTCGACCTCGGTGCCGATGGCGAGCACGATCTCGTCGAAGCGCTCCCGCCGGGTCGGTCGTGGCGGCAACGAGCGGACGCCTCCGAGCGAGGGGGGATAGACGGCCGGGCCACGCATGCCACGGCCCCGGCGGTCCCGGACACGACCTCGCGAACTCACGGCCCAACCCTATGACACCGGGCCATGACACGGGCGAGCCTCAACGGGTCTGTGCAGAACGGGCGGTAGCGTCTGCCTCGTGAGTCCTGTCCGTCGTTGTTCGCGCACTGCGTGTGGCCGCCCTGCGGTCATGACGCTGACGTACGTGTACGCCGACCAGACCGCGGTCGTGGGCCCGCTCGCGACCTACGCCGAGCCGCACGCCTACGACCTGTGCGAGGTCCACAGCGAGCGCCTCTCCGCGCCGCGTGGCTGGGAGGTGCTGCGTCTGGCAGCCGACCCGAGCATGGCGGGGCCCTCCGGTGACGACCTGCTGGCACTCGCGGATGCCGTGCGCGAGGCGGCCCGCCCGATCGTGCCGGCGCCAGTGGCGCCGCGTCCTGTGGAGGGTGGTCGCGAGACCGGTCGACGAGGACATCTCAGGGTGCTCACCAGCTCCGACTGACTGGCTATAGGCTCCAGCCATGTCCGCGACGCTCTCTCCGGAGAACCTTCACGCCATCTTCAAGGCCTACGACGTCCGCGGTCTCGTGGGCAGCCAGCTCGACGAGGTCCTCACCCGGCGCATCGGCGCAGCGTTCGTGCAGGTGCTGGGAGTGGACAAGGTGGTCGTCGGCTATGACATGCGGCCCTCCTCGCCCGGCATGGCGGGTGCCTTCGCCGACGGTGCCGCGCAGGCAGGCGCCGACGTCGTCCTGATCGGCCTGGCCTCGACCGACCAGCTCTACTTCGCTGCCGGGCACCTGGAGATGGCCGGCGCGATGTTCACCGCCAGCCACAACCCAGCGGCGTACAACGGCATCAAGCTCTGCAAGGCAGGCGCGGCCCCGGTCGGCATGGAGTCGGGCCTCAAGGAGATCCGCGACCTGGTGCTGAGCGGTTTCGAGCCGGCCGCCGGCATGGGCGGGCGCGTGGGCGAGATCAGCAGCCACGACGTCCTCGAGGCCTACGCGGCGCACCTCCTCTCGCTCGCCCCGGTCGCCGGCCGCCCGCTCAAGGTTGTCGCCGACGCCGGCAACGGCATGGCCGGTCTCACTGCACCCGCCGTCTTCGAGCGCCTCGGTGCGGGCAGCAAGGGGCAGATCGAGCTGATCCCGATGTACTTCGAGCTCGACGGCACCTTCCCCAACCACGAGGCCAACCCGATCGAGCCGGACAACCTCGTCGACCTGCAGAAGCGGGTGCTGTCCGAGGGCGCCGACATCGGCCTGGCCTTCGACGGCGACGCCGACCGCTGCTTCCTCGTCGACGAGCGGGGAGCACTCGTCTCCCCGTCGACGCTGACCGCGCTGATCGCGGCCCGCGAGCTGCTGCGCGTCCCCGGGTCCACCATCATCCACAACCTGATCACGTCGCGCGCCGTGCCGGAGATCGTCACCGAGCTCGGCGGCACCCCGGTCCGCACCCGGGTGGGCCACTCCTTCATCAAGGCCACGATGGCCGAGACCGACGCCATCTTCGGCGGCGAGCACAGCGGCCACTTCTACTTCCGCGACTTCTGGCGCGCCGATTCGGGCATGCTCGCCGCGCTCCACGCGCTGGCGGCACTCGCCGAGTCCGGAGGCACTCTCTCGGAGCTGCTCGCGGAGTACGACCGCTACCCGATGTCCGGAGAGATCAACTCGACGGTCGCCGATCAGGCGGCCGTGATCGCGGAGCTCAAGGCGACCTATGCCGACCAGCCGGGCGTGACCATCGACGAGCTCGACGGCATGACCGTCGCGCACACCGACTGGTGGTTCAACGTCCGCGCATCCAACACCGAGCCGCTGCTGCGCCTCAACGCCGAAGGCAAGGACGAGCCCACGATGACCGCCATCCGCGACGCCGTTCTCGCCGTGATCAGGAGTGACCGATGACCCCGCCACTGAACCTCGACCCGCGTCTGCTGGACATCGTCCGCTGCCCCGACTGCCGGGGCCTGCTCGCGCCCGCGGCCGAGGAGCTGGTCTGCCAGGGCTGCGGTCTTGCCTACCCCGTGCGCGACGACATTCCTGTCCTCCTGGTCGACGAGGCCCGGCAGAGTCGAGGCTGACCCGATGGACGAGTTCGACGAGTCCCTGCTCGACGACCCCGACGTCCTTGCGCGAGCGGACGTCCGGCTGCGTGAGCTCGCCGAGTCCGGTGCCCGCGTACGCCGCGAGGCCGGGCTGGCTGCCGAGGCGATCGACGCTGCCGTCGCCGAGAGCGGCGACGCGCGTCCGCGCGCGGTGATCGCTGCGGGTCCCGACTCGCGACTGCTCCGTGCGGTCCTCGAGCCGTGGTGCCCGGTGCCGTTCGTGGCCTGGCCGGGTCCTGCCCTCCCGGGTTGGGCCGGGAGCCTCGATCTCGTCGTGATGCTGGCACCGCAGGGCTCCGACCCTGCTGCCGCGTCCGCTGTCGCCGAGGCAGTCCGCCGCGGCTGCCAGGTCGTCGTCGCGTGCGCGCCCGGGTCGATGGTGGCCGAGCACGCCGAGGGCCGCTGGAGCTACCTGCTGCCGACCACGGCCGGCGACCAGCTCGCCACCGCGGTCCTCATGCTCGACTACCTGCACCGGATCGGACTCGGGCCGGCCTGCGACGCCGAGGAGGTGGCCCGGTCGCTCGACCAGGTGGCCCTCGACTCCTCGCCGCACAGCGACCTGTCGTCCAACCCGGCCAAGGAGCTGGCGATCGCCCTCGCCGACGCCACGCCCGTGGTCTGGGGCGGCTCCGTGCTGGCCGCCCGTGCCGCCCGCCGGATCGCCGAGCAGCTGCGCCGGTCGTCGGGTCGCACCGCGCTCGCCGGCGATGCCGAGCACCTGCTGCCGGTCCTGGAGGCGGCCCGTCCGCGTGACGTGTTCGCCGACCCGTTCGACGGCGCTGTCGACACCCGCCCGCTCCTGCTGATCCTCGATGACGGCGCAGAAGACCCGGTCGTTCGGGAGCAGCGAGGTCGCCTGCAGGCGGCCGCCGCGCGCGCCGGCGTACGGGTGGAGACATTGACCAGTGACGCCGGCAGCGAGGTGGCGCGCTATGCGTCGTTGCTCCTCGCCGGCACGTACGCCGCGGAGTTCCTGCGGCTCGGGAGGACCTCATGAGTGCCGGTCTGTTCGGACTCCTCGACGACGTGGCCGCGCTGGCCCGTCTGGCAGCCGCATCGGTGGACGACGTGAGCGCTGCCGCGGGCCGCGCGACCGCCAAGGCCGCTGGCGTGGTGGTCGACGACACGGCCGTCACCCCGCAGTACGTCCACGGCGTCGCGGCGCAGCGTGAGCTCCCGATCATCAAGAAGATCGCGGTCGGCTCGCTGCGCAACAAGATCTTCTTCATCCTCCCCGCCCTCCTGGTGCTCAGCCAGTTCGCCGAGTGGGCTCTCACCCCGATCCTGATGATCGGCGGCACCTACCTGGCGTTCGAGGGAGCCGAGAAGGTCTGGGAGCGGATCCGGGGTCACGACGACCACGTCGCTGACCTGCCCGCTGCCGCGCCCCACGCCCACGTGGACGAGGCAGAGGACGAGCGCACGCTGATTGCCGGCGCCGTCCGCACCGACTTCATCCTGTCCGCCGAGATCATGGTGATCGCGCTCAACGAGATCGCTGCCGAGGGCTTCGTCTCCCGGCTGGTGATCCTCGCGGTCGTCGCGGTCTTCATCACCATCGCGGTCTACGGCGTGGTGGCCCTGATCGTGAAGATGGATGACGTCGGCCTGCACCTCGCGGGGCGCAGCTCGCGGGCCTCGCAGAAGATCGGTCTCGGACTCGTCGCCGGCATGCCCAAGCTGCTCGCGGTGATCTCCACGGTCGGCGTCGTGGCCATGCTCTGGGTCGGTGGCCACATCCTGATGGTCGGCGCCGACGAGCTCGGCTTCCACGCGCCGTACGAACTGGTCCACCACCTCGAGCACGAGGTCGAGGTGGCCCTGCACGGTGCGGGCGCTCTCGCCGGTCTGGCCGCCTGGCTGGTCAACACGATCGCCTCCGCGATCATCGGCCTGATCGTCGGCGCGGTGGTGGTTGCGGTGATGCACGTCCTGCCGATCAGCCACGGTGCGCACGAGGGTGCCGGCAAGACGGCGCCCGAAGACGCAGCGGAAGACGCATCGGGCGACGCCCCCGAAGTCGCGCAGGATTGATCGCTCCGGTTGGCGAACTTGTAGGCTGGGCGAACGTCCTGCGCGGGAGATCCCGAACGAGTGCAGATGCACCGCAGACCGCCCTTTCCAGCATGAGGAAATTCATTCATGGACTACAAGGTTGCTGACCTGAGCCTGGCCGAGTTCGGCCGCAAGGAGCTCACCCTCGCCGAGCACGAGATGCCCGGCCTCGTCTCGCTCCGCACGACGTACGGCGACGCCCAGCCGCTCAAGGGCGCCCGGATCGCCGGCTCGCTGCACATGACCATCCAGACGGGCGTTCTCATCGAGACGCTGGTCGCCCTCGGCGCCGACGTGCGCTGGGCCACCTGCAACATCTTCTCCACCCAGGACCACGCCGCCGCCGCGGTCGTCGTTGGCCGGCCCGAAACGGGCGGCACCGCCGAGAACCCCAAGGGCACGCCCGTCTTCGCCTGGAAGGGCGAGACCCTGGCGGAGTACTGGGACGAGGCCGAGAAGGTCTTCGACTTCACCGACGAGGCCGGCAACCCGGTCGGCCCGAACATGCTCCTCGACGACGGCGGGGACATCACGATGCTCCTCCACCTGGGTGTCGAGTTCGAGAAGGCCGGCGCGGTGCCCGGTCAGGACTCCACCGACAACGAGGAGTTCAAGGAGGTCCTCCGGGTCCTCGCTCGT
This genomic interval from Nocardioides cavernaquae contains the following:
- a CDS encoding DUF5719 family protein yields the protein MSGQLPGRLPGRRIADRAVRKLGPGVIIAVAAPLVTTVALLAQAPADTQVDTATHAPTRHPLSAVDLICPPSSHGPVTLGSVRPDTEEPEGSLTWRVPGSDARTTVALAAGGTAQLPDGHALLLHGDGAEARGLFGARFSSGRPAAAECASPAGVRWFVGAGSGAAHLSTLTLANPDGGPAVADVTIWSVDGKLEQIESRGLTIPGGHVSTLPLERLAPNADELAVRVVVARGRLSSMLRDEYGDVGGPVRTDGLPASATPARTQLVPALTRKASSRVLTLVNPSSHEARVKLQLVGARSTFTPTGLEEIRVPAGRVVVTDLTKALSSVIAEEDVALRLESTSPVTAGLREIVAGDLLHHPAVALGNGSTASVLPAAGTRSVVVSAGATAGQVTLTWPGSSAAATVVRLAPGTSQAFEVPKGATTVVVSSKVDYVAAVRVQSGDGATVIPLRPLLSDLLVPSVRPAWPPR
- a CDS encoding metallopeptidase family protein, translating into MSSRGRVRDRRGRGMRGPAVYPPSLGGVRSLPPRPTRRERFDEIVLAIGTEVERRWTKELGPVEYAVEDTPLLPEDWGEQAAPLSSLVRGTPDRPHRMVLFRRPIEHRATGREELEALVLTLIVEQIADLLGIDADDVDPRYQGD
- a CDS encoding DUF3499 domain-containing protein yields the protein MSPVRRCSRTACGRPAVMTLTYVYADQTAVVGPLATYAEPHAYDLCEVHSERLSAPRGWEVLRLAADPSMAGPSGDDLLALADAVREAARPIVPAPVAPRPVEGGRETGRRGHLRVLTSSD
- a CDS encoding phosphomannomutase/phosphoglucomutase; the protein is MSATLSPENLHAIFKAYDVRGLVGSQLDEVLTRRIGAAFVQVLGVDKVVVGYDMRPSSPGMAGAFADGAAQAGADVVLIGLASTDQLYFAAGHLEMAGAMFTASHNPAAYNGIKLCKAGAAPVGMESGLKEIRDLVLSGFEPAAGMGGRVGEISSHDVLEAYAAHLLSLAPVAGRPLKVVADAGNGMAGLTAPAVFERLGAGSKGQIELIPMYFELDGTFPNHEANPIEPDNLVDLQKRVLSEGADIGLAFDGDADRCFLVDERGALVSPSTLTALIAARELLRVPGSTIIHNLITSRAVPEIVTELGGTPVRTRVGHSFIKATMAETDAIFGGEHSGHFYFRDFWRADSGMLAALHALAALAESGGTLSELLAEYDRYPMSGEINSTVADQAAVIAELKATYADQPGVTIDELDGMTVAHTDWWFNVRASNTEPLLRLNAEGKDEPTMTAIRDAVLAVIRSDR
- a CDS encoding Trm112 family protein; this encodes MTPPLNLDPRLLDIVRCPDCRGLLAPAAEELVCQGCGLAYPVRDDIPVLLVDEARQSRG
- a CDS encoding SIS domain-containing protein, which encodes MDEFDESLLDDPDVLARADVRLRELAESGARVRREAGLAAEAIDAAVAESGDARPRAVIAAGPDSRLLRAVLEPWCPVPFVAWPGPALPGWAGSLDLVVMLAPQGSDPAAASAVAEAVRRGCQVVVACAPGSMVAEHAEGRWSYLLPTTAGDQLATAVLMLDYLHRIGLGPACDAEEVARSLDQVALDSSPHSDLSSNPAKELAIALADATPVVWGGSVLAARAARRIAEQLRRSSGRTALAGDAEHLLPVLEAARPRDVFADPFDGAVDTRPLLLILDDGAEDPVVREQRGRLQAAAARAGVRVETLTSDAGSEVARYASLLLAGTYAAEFLRLGRTS
- a CDS encoding DUF808 domain-containing protein, which encodes MSAGLFGLLDDVAALARLAAASVDDVSAAAGRATAKAAGVVVDDTAVTPQYVHGVAAQRELPIIKKIAVGSLRNKIFFILPALLVLSQFAEWALTPILMIGGTYLAFEGAEKVWERIRGHDDHVADLPAAAPHAHVDEAEDERTLIAGAVRTDFILSAEIMVIALNEIAAEGFVSRLVILAVVAVFITIAVYGVVALIVKMDDVGLHLAGRSSRASQKIGLGLVAGMPKLLAVISTVGVVAMLWVGGHILMVGADELGFHAPYELVHHLEHEVEVALHGAGALAGLAAWLVNTIASAIIGLIVGAVVVAVMHVLPISHGAHEGAGKTAPEDAAEDASGDAPEVAQD